The segment ATGCGTCAAGCTACGCCACCGCCGCGTCCCAAGCATGGACGAGGCCCCAGCCAAGCCATGACCGCTTGCTGCGAGATGTTGTTCGCCGCGCAAATTGAGTTGAAGAGGTACGTAGCGAATAGGCAGTGATCGTTTGCAACTGCGTTCAAAGGAACCTGGACTAGAGCGGTTCCGAGCAGGTTCTGGGTCAGGCAATGATATCATCCACGACACGGCCAGCCACGTCCGTTAGTCGGAAATTCCGGCCAGCATGTCGGTGTGTCAGTTGCAGGTGATCGAGCCCTAATAGATGCAGGATCGTGGCGTGCAAATCATGGATGTGGACTCTGTTTTCGGTCGCGTAGTATCCAAATTCATCAGTCGCTCCGTACCGAATGCCAGATCGTACTCCGCCACCAGCAAGCCACATGGTGAAGCCTTCCGGATTGTGATCCCGACCGTCGTGCCCCTTTCCCTGGCAGGTGGGTGTCCGCCCGAATTCGCCTCCCCAAAGCACCAACGTGTCCTTCAGCAACCCGCGTGCTTTTAGATCACGCAGCAGCCCCGCAATGGGCTTGTCGACCTCTTTGGCATTCTGCAAGTGACCTTTGCGAAGATTGCCATGCTGATCCCACTGCACCTCGGTGTTGCTATGAGTCACTTGCACAAACCGAACTCCGCGTTCGGCGAATCGACGAGCCATCAAACATTGACGACCGAAGTCTGCCGTGCCAGGATCGTCGATTCCGTACAGCGAATGGGTTGCCTGAGTTTCATCTGCCAAATCGAGCGCCGTCGGCATCTCCGTTTGCATCCGAAAGGCTAACTCAAACGACTTGATTCGAGCGTCCAATTGAGCGTTAGGCCCGGTAGTCTCGCGAAAGTTCGCATTCAACGATTGTGTCATGTCCAGCTGCATTCGCTGCAAATCGCCGGACATGTTTGAGTTCTGGATGAACTTGACTCGGGCTTGATCGGATGACTGACTGGCGTTTCCCAGGGGTGTACCTGAATGGCTGGCCGGCAGAAACGCGGAACTCCAATTCTTTGTCCCGCCATGCGCCAGCGTGGGGCAGATCGTGATGAAGCCCGGCAAATTTTCGTTCTCGGTACCCAACCCATACGTGATCCACGAACCCATGCTGGGCCGAACGAAGGTATCGCTGCCGGTATGAATTTTCAGGCATGCACCACCATGCGCCGGATTTGATCCGTGCATGGAATTGATGATGCACAAATCATCGACGCACCGAGCGACGTTCGGGAATAGCTCGCTGACCGCGATTCCGCTCTCCCCGTACTGTTTGAACTTCCACGGCGATGCAAGCAGGTCACCCGTGGGAGCAAACTGGACGCGTGGTTTCTCAAACGGCAACGGCTTGTGGTCGTTCTTTTGAAGCTGTGGTTTGTAGTCAAACGTGTCCATTTGCGAGGGACCACCTTTCATGAACAGAAAGATGACTCGCTTGGCCTTCGGAGCATGATGCGGCGAGGACATTCTAGTCGCAGCCGGAGAGTGTTCAGCCAGCAAAGAATCCAATGCCAGCGAACCAAATCCGATGGCAGACCTTTGCAACAGCTGTCGTCGTGAAAACATGACGTGTTATCTCAAGTAAATGAATTCGCTGGACGAAACGATCGACTGGCATAAAGTCTGCCAAGCTTGCGTCTGATCACGAACCGCCGCGTGTTGTTCCAGTTGTGTCAGGAATTGAGCAACATGCCCCGTTTCGCTTTTGGTTGGCAGTCGCCCATACGATTCTTCGAAAAGTCTTGCGATGCGTGTTTGACGCGAGGATGGCTTCTTTAACAGTCGCTCTGCCATCGAGGTCGTTACCTCGGTGACAAATTCGGAATTCATCAAAAACAGGGCTTGTGGCGAAAGGGTACTCGTGTCGCGGTTCCCGGTCAGCACGCTTGCATCGGTGTAGTCGAAAAGTTGAAAAACGTCGTACAGATGATTGCGAATGATGGGGACATAGATGGATCGTCTCGTCGTATCGTAGCTCGACGCGTCTTGCGAAGTATGGTTAAACACAAGCGTTCGATTAGGTGTTTGCAACACTGGTCCGCCGACCATGCGATCGAGTTGGCCACTGATCGACAAGAGCGAATCGCGGATCGCTTCAGCCTCCAAACGTCGAATGTCCGATCGCCAATAGAATTGGTTGTCGCCGTCGATCGATGTATTGTTCGACGCATTGTCCGATGCGTTGTTCGCATCAGCCGAACTTCTACGCTGGTAGGTTTCAGACAGCATGATCGTGCGATGCATC is part of the Rubripirellula reticaptiva genome and harbors:
- a CDS encoding DUF1501 domain-containing protein — protein: MFSRRQLLQRSAIGFGSLALDSLLAEHSPAATRMSSPHHAPKAKRVIFLFMKGGPSQMDTFDYKPQLQKNDHKPLPFEKPRVQFAPTGDLLASPWKFKQYGESGIAVSELFPNVARCVDDLCIINSMHGSNPAHGGACLKIHTGSDTFVRPSMGSWITYGLGTENENLPGFITICPTLAHGGTKNWSSAFLPASHSGTPLGNASQSSDQARVKFIQNSNMSGDLQRMQLDMTQSLNANFRETTGPNAQLDARIKSFELAFRMQTEMPTALDLADETQATHSLYGIDDPGTADFGRQCLMARRFAERGVRFVQVTHSNTEVQWDQHGNLRKGHLQNAKEVDKPIAGLLRDLKARGLLKDTLVLWGGEFGRTPTCQGKGHDGRDHNPEGFTMWLAGGGVRSGIRYGATDEFGYYATENRVHIHDLHATILHLLGLDHLQLTHRHAGRNFRLTDVAGRVVDDIIA